One stretch of Chaetodon auriga isolate fChaAug3 chromosome 18, fChaAug3.hap1, whole genome shotgun sequence DNA includes these proteins:
- the LOC143336771 gene encoding uncharacterized protein LOC143336771 has protein sequence MEYKLIMAVSGFPSLYDSNLLTYRDLNMRSDAWRQVAEIVGVPESECRRKWKMLRDQHRRERQREKERRESGVGLINYRPWRYSAILSFLNPFIDARAAGTNGWALDQQPPRLQASDMVGCSTTTETRSDDDENYGIAVADATTTSSSSSTEFVQRKRPSSASADAIRLKEAKTEVTSETAATDDGMQSQVQHFNLKELFEMMMQSVTSLATNLASSHSSLQLLDQLPPPAQPSCATSRLNHLKTEEQEVVAVELLDHADREEECRSVSPRPTRARKSADSLLEEYLRRMEAREAQRDRDVDHRDDVTLFLLSLAPAMRRLPAEKQSWVRTKIQQFLHEAEFGATNFQ, from the exons ATGGAGTATAAGCTGATCATGGCGGTGTCCGGTTTCCCGAGTCTCTACGACAGTAACTTGCTGACCTACCGGGACCTGAACATGCGGAGCGATGCGTGGAGGCAGGTCGCGGAGATCGTCGGTGTCCCCG AGTCTGAAtgcaggaggaagtggaagatGCTGAGGGATCAGCACCGGAGGGAGAGGCAGCGGGAGAAGGAGCGACGCGAGAGCGGCGTGGGGCTCATCAACTACAGGCCGTGGAGATATTCGGCTATTCTGTCCTTTCTGAACCCGTTTATCGATGCCAGAGCTGCAGGCACCAACGGCTGGGCTCTGGACCAGCAGCCCCCTCGGCTCCAGGCGTCCGACATGGTGGGCTGCAGCACGACCACCGAGACGCGGAGCGACGACGACGAGAATTACG gAATCGCTGTAGCAGATGCTACAACAACATCGTCGTCATCCTCCACAGAGTTTGTTCAGAGGAAGCGACCGTCCTCCGCCAGCGCCGACGCCATCAGACTAAAAGAGGCAAAGACTGAAGTGACCTCAGAAACCGCTGCTACAGACGACGGCATGCAATCACAAGTCCAGCATTTCAACCTGAAGGAACTCTTTGAAATGATGATGCAGTCAGTCACATCTCTCGCTACGAACTTAGCGTCTTCACACTCTTCGTTGCAGCTCCTGGATCAGCTGCCGCCTCCTGCGCAGCCATCCTGCGCCACGTCCAGGCTGAACCACCtgaagacagaggagcaggaggttgTGGCTGTGGAGCTGTTGGACCAcgctgacagagaggaggagtgtcGTTCTGTGTCTCCCCGGCCGACCCGGGCCAGGAAGAGCGCAGACAGTCTCCTGGAGGAGTACCTTAGGAGGATGGAGGCCAGGGAGGCTCAGAGAGACCGGGACGTGGATCATAGAGACGATGTTACACTGTTCTTACTCAGCTTAGCTCCTGCTATGAGAAGacttcctgcagagaaacagtcaTGGGTCAGAACCAAAATACAGCAGTTTCTACACGAGGCAGAGTTTGGCGCTACCAATTTCCAGTGA